The following coding sequences are from one Melospiza melodia melodia isolate bMelMel2 chromosome 2, bMelMel2.pri, whole genome shotgun sequence window:
- the BCL9 gene encoding B-cell CLL/lymphoma 9 protein: MHSSNPKVRNSPSGNTQSSPKSKQEVMVRPPTVMSPSGNPQLDSKFSNQGKQGGSTSQSQPSPCDPKSGGHTPKVLPGPGGSMGLKNGAGNGAKGKGKRERSISADSFEQREAGTPNDDPEIKDCNSADHVKSQESQHTPHSMTPSNASAPRSSTPSHGLTATLEPASGQKTPSKVVYVFSTEMANKAAEAVLKGQVETIVSFHIQNISNSKAERNTVPLNPQITALRTEPKALPQPQPPAAQDQNPPQNAKMQPTPPVSAPVSKPTGPPCPIDQDSPSVESKVMSVGSPANSTPLQTEGFGQSSTPNNRAVSPVSQGSNSSAADPKGPPQQGSGGDPSSLGENPDGLSQEQLEHRERSLQTLRDIQRMLFPDEKEFAGGQSGGPPPNAGVLDGPQKKPEGPIQAMMAQSQSLGKGSGSRTDGGAPFGPQGHRDMPFSPDEMGPPPMNSQSGAIGPDHLDHMTPEQVAWLKLQQEFYEEKRRKQEQVVVQQCSLQDMMVHQHGPRGVVRGPPPPYQMTPGEGWGPGGPEPFPEGMNMSHSLPPRGMAPHPNVPGSQMRLPGFAGMMNPDMEGPNVPNPASRPGLSGVSWPDDVPKIPDGRNFPPGQGVFSGPGRGERFPNPQGLPEELYQQQLAEKQMGLPPGLNMEGIRPGMEINRMMPSQRHMEPGNNPIFPRMPVEGPMSPSRGDFPKGMPPQMASSRELEFGMGPGSMKGDMGMNVSMGSNPPLVPQKLREAGVGPEEMMKLRPGVSEMLSSQQKMVPLPFGEHPQQEYGMGPRPFLPMSQGPGVGLRNLREQMGPDQRTNNRLSHMPPLPLNPTSNPNSLNTAPPAQRSLGRKPLDISAAGQVHSPGINPLKSPTMRQVQSPMMGSPSGNLKSPQTPSQLAGMLAGPTAAAAAASIKSPPVLGSAAASPVHLKSPSLPAPSPGWTSSPKPPLQSPGIPPNHKASLTMSSPAMLGNVESGGPPPSTVSQSAPATLPGNLPSSSPYTMPPEPTLSQNPLSIMMSRMSKFAMPSSTPLYHDAIKTVASSDDDSPPARSPNLPPMNSVPGMGINSQNPRISGPNPVGPMPTLSPMGMTQPLSHNNQMPSPNAMGPNIPPHGVPVGPGLMSHNPMMGHGSQESPMVPQGRLGFPQGFPPVQSPPQQVPFPHNGPSGGQGNFPAGMGFHGEGPLGRPTNLPQSSTDPALCKTGGPGGPDSFTVLGNNMPSVFTDPELQEVIRPGATGIPEFDLSRIIPSEKPSQTLQYFPRGEVPGRKQPQGPGPGFSHMQGMIGEQTPRMGLTLPGMGGPGPVGTPDIPLGTAPSMPGHNPMRPPAFLQQGMMGPHHRMMSPAQPAMPGQPALMSNPVAAVGMIPGKDRAPAGLYSHPGPVGSPGMMMSMQGMMGPQQNIMIPPQMRPRGMAADVGMGGFSQGPGNPGNMMF, translated from the exons ATGCATTCCAGTAACCCCAAAGTGAGGAACTCCCCGTCAGGCAACACACAGAG TAGCCCCAAATCAAAGCAGGAGGTGATGGTCCGTCCCCCTACAGTGATGTCCCCGTCTGGCAACCCTCAGCTGGATTCCAAATTTTCCAACCAAGGCAAACAAGGGGGCTCCACCAGCCAATCCCAGCCCTCTCCCTGTGACCCCAAAAGTGGGGGTCACACCCCCAAAGTGCTCCCGGGCCCGGGTGGGAGTATGGGGCTGAAGAATGGGGCTGGAAATGGTGccaaggggaaggggaagagagagaggaGCATTTCAGCAGACTCCTTTGAACAGAGGGAAGCTGGGACTCCTAATGATGACCCAGAAATCAAAG ACTGCAATTCTGCTGATCATGTGAAGTCCCAGGAGTCTCAGCACACACCACACTCCATGACTCCTTCAAATGCTTCAGCCCCAAGGTCTTCCACACCTTCCCATGGTCTGACTGCCACTTTGGAGCCAGCAAGTGGGCAGAAGACTCCATCCAAAGTGGTTTACGTCTTTTCTACTGAGATGGCCAACAA GGCTGCAGAAGCTGTGCTGAAGGGACAGGTGGAAACCATCGTGTCCTTTCATATCCAGAACATCTCAAACAGCAAGGCGGAACGAAACACTGTACCCTTG AATCCTCAGATCACTGCACTTCGGACTGAACCCAAGGCcctgccacagccccagccccccgCTGCCCAGGACCAGAACCCTCCCCAGAACGCCAAAATGCAGCCGACTCCGCCCGTGTCAGCGCCAGTATCCAAACCCACCGGCCCCCCATGTCCCATAGATCAGGACAGTCCCAGTGTGGAAAGCAAAGTGATGTCTGTGGGCAGCCCTGCCAACTCTACGCCGTTGCAGACAGAAGGATTTGGGCAGAGTTCAACCCCCAATAATCGAGCGGTTAGCCCGGTTTCCCAAGGTAGCAATAGCTCTGCTGCAGACCCCAAAGGCCCTCCCCAGCAGGGGTCTGGTGGGGACCCATCCAGTTTGGGTGAGAACCCCGATGGACTgtcccaggagcagctggagcaccgCGAGCGCTCGTTGCAGACCCTGAGGGACATCCAGCGCATGCTCTTCCCTGATGAGAAGGAGTTTGCAGGAGGGCAGAGTGGGGGGCCACCCCCAAACGCTGGGGTGCTGGATGGTCCCCAAAAGAAACCCGAAGGGCCGATACAGGCTATGATGGCTCAATCCCAAAGTTTAGGCAAAGGGTCGGGGTCTCGGACAGATGGAGGGGCTCCGTTTGGCCCTCAAGGACACAGGGACATGCCTTTTTCCCCAGATGAAATGGGGCCACCACCAATGAACTCCCAGTCAGGAGCCATAGGCCCAGACCACCTGGACCACATGACTCCTGAGCAGGTGGCCTGGCTCAAGCTGCAGCAGGAGTTTTACgaggagaagagaaggaagcaAGAGCAGGTGGTTGTGCAGCAGTGTTCCCTGCAGGACATGATGGTCCACCAGCACGGGCCTCGTGGGGTGGTCCGAGGTCCTCCCCCTCCCTACCAGATGACCCCTGGTGAGGGCTGGGGACCTGGGGGTCCAGAGCCCTTCCCTGAAGGCATGAACATGTCCCACTCTCTGCCCCCCAGGGGCATGGCCCCTCATCCCAACGTGCCCGGGAGCCAGATGCGCCTGCCTGGTTttgcaggaatgatgaatccTGACATGGAAGGCCCCAATGTCCCGAATCCCGCCTCACGGCCCGGGCTTTCAGGAGTTAGTTGGCCAGATGATGTGCCAAAAATCCCAGATGGGCGAAACTTCCCTCCTGGTCAGGGTGTCTTCAGTGGCCCTGGCCGAGGGGAGCGGTTCCCCAATCCGCAGGGCCTGCCTGAAGAGCTCTATCAGCAGCAGCTGGCTGAGAAACAGATGGGCCTCCCTCCTGGTCTGAACATGGAAGGCATCAGGCCCGGCATGGAGATCAACAGAATGATGCCCTCCCAGAGACACATGGAGCCTGGGAACAACCCCATCTTCCCTCGCATGCCGGTAGAAGGACCGATGAGCCCGTCGAGGGGGGACTTCCCAAAAGGAATGCCCCCACAAATGGCTTCTAGCAGGGAGCTGGAGTTTGGGATGGGCCCTGGCAGCATGAAGGGGGACATGGGCATGAATGTCAGCATGGGCTCCAACCCACCCCTGGTCCCTCAGAAGCTGAGGGAGGCAGGAGTCGGGCCGGAAGAGATGATGAAGCTGCGCCCCGGTGTGTCGGAGATGCTCTCCTCTCAGCAGAAGATGGTGCCGCTGCCGTTTGGGGAGCACCCGCAGCAGGAGTATGGCATGGGTCCCAGGCCTTTCCTTCCCATGTCTCAGGGCCCGGGAGTCGGTCTGCGGAATCTCAGAGAACAGATGGGGCCTGACCAAAGGACTAACAACCGGCTCAGCCACATGCCGCCACTACCTCTCAATCCCACCAGTAACCCGAATAGCCTCAACACTGCTCCCCCTGCACAGCGCAGCCTCGGCCGCAAGCCCTTGGATATCTCTGCGGCTGGCCAGGTGCACTCGCCAGGAATCAACCCCCTCAAGTCCCCCACCATGCGCCAGGTCCAGTCTCCCATGATGGGGTCTCCCTCGGGGAACCTCAAGTCCCCTCAGACGCCCTCCCAGCTGGCAGGAATGCTCGCGGGCCCCACtgccgcagctgctgctgcctccattaAATCCCCCCCTGTCTTGGGgtctgctgctgcctctcctgtCCACCTCAAGTCTCCGTCTCTCCCCGCACCTTCTCCTGGATGGACTTCATCTCCAAAGCCTCCTTTGCAGAGCCCTGGCATTCCCCCGAACCACAAGGCGTCTCTAACCATGTcttctccagccatgctggggaacGTGGAGTCGG gtGGTCCACCTCCTTCCACAGTCAGCCAGTCTGCTCCTGCCACTCTCCCTGGAAATCTTCCCTCTAGCAGTCCTTACACAATGCCTCCAGAGCCAACCCTGTCCCAGAATCCCCTCTCCATTATGATGTCCAGGATGTCCAAGTTTGCCATGCCCAGCTCTACACCGCTCTATCATGATGCCATCAAAACTGTGGCCAGCTCGGATGACGACTCCCCTCCAGCGCGCTCCCCAAACTTGCCACCTATGAACAGCGTACCGG GAATGGGCATTAATTCTCAGAATCCTCGAATTTCAGGTCCAAACCCAGTGGGTCCAATGCCAACCCTTAGCCCAATGGGAATGACCCAGCCTCTTTCCCATAACAACCAGATGCCCTCTCCAAATGCTATGGGACCCAATATACCTCCTCACGGGGTCCCCGTGGGACCTGGCCTGATGTCACACAACCCAATGATGGGGCATGGTTCCCAGGAGTCTCCAATGGTACCTCAAGGACGCCTGGGCTTCCCACAGGGGTTCCCTCCCGTACAGTCCCCTCCACAGCAGGTGCCATTTCCACACAACGGGCCCAGCGGTGGACAGGGCaacttcccagcaggaatgggctTCCACGGAGAAGGACCTCTGGGGCGTCCTACCAACCTGCCCCAAAGTTCGACAGATCCAGCACTTTGCAAGACTGGAGGCCCTGGCGGTCCAGACTCCTTCACTGTTCTCGGAAACAACATGCCTTCGGTTTTCACCgatccagagctgcaggaggtgaTCCGTCCCGGAGCCACGGGAATACCCGAGTTCGACCTGTCCAGGATTATCCCGTCGGAGAAGCCCAGCCAGACACTACAGTATTTCCCTCGTGGGGAGGTGCCGGGCCGCAAGCAGCCGCAGGGTCCCGGGCCTGGCTTCTCCCACATGCAGGGGATGATAGGAGAGCAGACCCCGAGGATGGGACTAACGTTGCCCGGCATGGGGGGCCCCGGGCCGGTGGGAACTCCGGATATCCCCCTGGGCACGGCTCCGTCCATGCCCGGTCACAACCCGATGAGGCCGCCggccttcctgcagcagggcatGATGGGGCCGCACCACCGCATGATGTCACCAGCACAGCCCGCCATGCCCGGCCAGCCCGCGCTCATGAGCAACCCCGTGGCCGCCGTGGGCATGATCCCGGGCAAGGACCGAGCCCCCGCCGGGCTCTACAGCCACCCGGGCCCCGTGGGGTCGCCCGGCATGATGATGTCGATGCAGGGCATGATGGGACCCCAACAAAACATCATGATTCCCCCCCAGATGAGGCCCCGAGGTATGGCTGCTGATGTTGGCATGGGAGGATTTAGCCAAGGCCCTGGAAACCCAGGGAACATGATGTTTTAA
- the LOC134414881 gene encoding uncharacterized LOC128071544 homolog codes for MRDFPWAAGGTHLENAGAAGGKCPVQKQRGAKRKKASRQPALRGAGGRKRCDAASGGTRSPEERAESPSACV; via the coding sequence ATGCGAGACttcccctgggcagcaggaggcaCGCATCTAGAGaatgctggagctgcaggagggaagTGCCCAGTGCAAAAGCAGCGAGGAGCAAAGAGGAAAAAGGCAAGCAGGCAGCCAGCACTGAGAGGAGCGGGTGGCAGGAAGCGCTGCGACGCTGCCTCTGGCGGCACACGCTCCCCCGAGGAACGTGCCGAGAGCCCATCTGCGTGTGTGTGA